Proteins co-encoded in one uncultured Bacteroides sp. genomic window:
- a CDS encoding TIM-barrel domain-containing protein translates to MKLKLFLMISLFPLLCEGQVVKGFKRLSNKVNITLSDGTLSISPLSENAVRIKFYKESEGNLPELVFTSGVATPGFQVLDLPTKLEIKTKSIIVSLDKHTGKLSYANNAGKVFLSEEAGTRKLTPGSIQGESCYEAEQSFESPSDEYIFGLGQFQDGQYNLKNVARRLIQVNTQISIPFIYSSKGYGLLWHQYGLTDFNPADNFIALGKQEQSTSGNSQMAEVTTTSGTQKVSQNQSLYQGKFNVTKDGEYSIFLDLGDMGNRHFVAIDGKPCIDQSNMWLPPTVGTLVKLKAGEHQVQVLCKSNNTPKLSWKLSDNITTFRSPVAKALDYVVFYGPSADNVIASYRNLSGNVPMLPQWAYGFWQCRERYTSGTHLVETVKEFRKRNLPLDVIVQDWQYWGDRGWGVPQFDEKNYSNPSEFIKELHNLNAHFNISIWSNPDKNSTIGKEYVAKNRFIPDTKWLDYFNPKTRNEYWNTLKVNMLDNGVDSWWMDAVEPENDALKGTKTHIGAGDFYRLTYPLMVSRAVYEGQREATSDKRVCILTRSAFSGQQRYGIINWSGDIGGTWDTFKNQIVAGLNYTITGFPYWTTDIGGFFRPGNSQYTDEKYHELLTRWYQWGTFNPIFRIHGYQTETEPWKYGQKVEDNMRKMLNLRYCLLPYIYSEAWQVTKNGSTMMRPLVMDFNADTTAVNRQYQYMFGKSLLVAPVTEANASEWNVYLPKSAGWFNFWTGKHFNGGQSIKTDAPLDKIPLFVKAGSIISIGKIIQYSGEKLADTLEIRVYKGADAKFDLYEDEGDNYNYEKGRYTIVSFNWDEKHQSLTISDRKGNYTDSLIKRIFNVVFVDENKGFGINASSKGKKVLYVGTKVEMKLQ, encoded by the coding sequence ATGAAGCTAAAATTATTTTTAATGATTAGTCTTTTCCCACTACTTTGTGAGGGACAAGTTGTGAAAGGCTTTAAACGGTTGTCCAACAAGGTAAATATTACTTTATCAGATGGAACACTCAGTATATCTCCTTTGAGCGAGAATGCCGTAAGGATCAAATTCTATAAAGAAAGTGAAGGAAACCTGCCAGAGCTAGTTTTTACTTCGGGTGTTGCAACTCCTGGATTTCAAGTTTTAGATTTGCCGACTAAGCTTGAAATAAAAACAAAAAGTATTATTGTGTCATTGGATAAGCATACAGGAAAATTATCGTATGCCAATAATGCCGGCAAAGTATTTTTGAGCGAAGAGGCAGGCACCCGGAAACTAACTCCTGGTTCTATTCAAGGCGAATCTTGTTATGAGGCTGAACAGAGTTTTGAATCACCATCCGATGAATATATATTCGGTTTGGGGCAATTTCAGGATGGACAATATAACTTAAAAAACGTAGCTCGCCGTTTAATACAGGTAAACACGCAGATTTCTATTCCATTTATTTATTCCAGTAAAGGATACGGTTTGCTATGGCATCAGTATGGGTTAACGGATTTTAATCCGGCAGATAATTTCATCGCACTCGGGAAACAGGAGCAATCAACTTCAGGCAATAGTCAAATGGCCGAAGTAACTACTACCTCTGGAACTCAGAAAGTATCACAAAACCAATCGCTTTATCAAGGTAAGTTTAATGTTACGAAAGATGGCGAGTATTCTATCTTTCTGGATCTGGGCGATATGGGCAACCGACACTTTGTGGCTATTGATGGGAAACCTTGTATTGATCAAAGTAATATGTGGCTTCCGCCTACTGTAGGAACATTGGTGAAATTAAAAGCCGGTGAACATCAGGTACAGGTACTTTGTAAGTCAAATAATACTCCCAAATTGTCATGGAAGCTGAGTGATAACATAACAACATTTCGGTCGCCAGTTGCTAAAGCGCTCGATTATGTAGTTTTTTATGGCCCCTCAGCAGATAATGTGATTGCGTCTTACCGTAATTTATCAGGCAATGTACCTATGTTGCCACAATGGGCTTATGGTTTTTGGCAGTGTCGCGAACGTTATACCTCTGGAACACATTTGGTTGAAACGGTAAAAGAGTTCCGGAAAAGAAATCTTCCGTTGGATGTGATTGTACAAGATTGGCAATATTGGGGTGATAGAGGTTGGGGTGTTCCTCAGTTTGATGAGAAAAACTACTCAAACCCTTCAGAGTTTATAAAAGAACTGCATAATTTGAATGCACATTTCAACATCTCAATCTGGTCGAACCCGGATAAGAACTCAACAATAGGTAAAGAATATGTGGCTAAAAACCGTTTTATTCCAGATACCAAATGGCTGGATTATTTCAACCCGAAAACCAGAAATGAATATTGGAATACATTGAAGGTAAATATGCTTGATAATGGTGTAGATTCCTGGTGGATGGATGCTGTTGAACCAGAAAATGATGCTTTGAAAGGAACAAAAACACATATTGGTGCAGGTGATTTCTATCGTTTGACCTATCCATTAATGGTAAGTAGAGCTGTGTATGAAGGTCAACGCGAGGCTACTTCTGATAAGCGGGTATGTATCCTCACTCGTTCGGCTTTCTCGGGTCAGCAACGTTATGGAATTATCAATTGGTCGGGTGATATTGGCGGAACATGGGATACATTCAAGAATCAAATTGTAGCCGGATTAAATTATACAATTACAGGGTTTCCATATTGGACAACAGATATTGGAGGCTTTTTCCGTCCCGGAAATTCTCAATACACCGATGAGAAATATCACGAACTGCTTACACGCTGGTACCAGTGGGGAACGTTCAATCCAATATTCCGTATTCACGGTTACCAAACCGAAACCGAACCTTGGAAGTACGGACAAAAAGTAGAAGACAATATGCGCAAGATGCTGAACCTTCGCTATTGTTTACTTCCATATATTTATTCCGAAGCATGGCAGGTTACAAAAAATGGATCCACAATGATGCGTCCTTTGGTGATGGATTTTAATGCAGATACCACTGCCGTAAATCGTCAATATCAGTATATGTTTGGGAAATCTTTATTAGTGGCTCCAGTTACTGAAGCTAATGCGTCTGAATGGAATGTTTATTTACCCAAATCGGCTGGTTGGTTCAACTTCTGGACGGGTAAACATTTTAATGGAGGTCAAAGTATAAAAACTGATGCTCCATTAGATAAAATCCCTCTTTTTGTTAAGGCTGGTTCTATTATTTCAATAGGTAAGATTATCCAATATTCAGGTGAAAAGTTGGCCGATACACTAGAAATTCGTGTATATAAAGGAGCTGATGCTAAATTTGATTTATACGAGGATGAAGGAGATAATTATAACTATGAGAAAGGGAGATATACAATTGTTTCGTTCAATTGGGATGAAAAACATCAATCATTAACTATATCAGATAGAAAGGGAAATTATACAGACAGTTTAATAAAACGTATTTTTAATGTTGTTTTTGTTGATGAAAATAAGGGCTTTGGAATTAATGCAAGCTCAAAAGGAAAAAAAGTTTTGTATGTTGGGACTAAAGTGGAAATGAAATTGCAATAG
- a CDS encoding NPCBM/NEW2 domain-containing protein: MKITRNIKIVALKGLLIISGLFGTTTLSAQTVWLDELDLSTATQGYGIPMKNKSIDGKTLTIAGKTFERGFGSHSESSLTIELNGKATEFIAQVGIDDEVAGQKPAAEFVVYGDGEKLWSSGVMRLGDAARPCNVKLGGLRKLELIVTDGGNGNYYDHVDWVDARFTTIGVTTFKTFNPVASVPYILTPKPSAEPRITGAKVFGVRPGSPFQYLVTATGDRPMTFSALGLPKGLKINAKTGIITGQLSKVRTYIVTLKAKNAKGTAERKFRIECGDRIALTPPMGWNSWNCFANDVSADKVKRAVNAMVKSGLINHGWTYINIDDFWENHRDSKDQTLRGKLRDEAGNIIPNSRFSDMKALADYVHDQGLKIGLYSSPGPWTCGGSAGSYGYEKKDAESYAKWGFDYLKYDWCSYGNVIDSLPDNDPYKVSSLSYNGGSELNTAMKPFKVMGKFLRQQPRDIVFSVCQYGMSDVWKWGDSVNGNCWRTTNDITDTWTSVKNIVLDQDKSAPYAKPGNWNDPDMLVIGTVGWGNPHPSKLKPDEQYLHVSLWSLFSAPLLIGCDMEKLDDFTLNLLTNDEVIEVNQDPLGKQATCVQTIGDLHIYVKELEDGSRVIGFCNFGLETVDLAYKDFDKLGLKGQFVVRDLWRQKDISNVNTQTGQLALKVPVHGVLLYKFSIKK; this comes from the coding sequence ATGAAAATAACAAGAAATATTAAAATAGTGGCCTTAAAAGGCCTTCTTATCATTTCCGGCCTGTTTGGAACTACTACGCTATCTGCCCAAACAGTATGGCTCGACGAATTGGATCTTAGCACAGCAACACAAGGATATGGAATTCCAATGAAAAACAAATCCATCGATGGCAAAACGCTCACAATCGCTGGTAAAACTTTCGAGCGTGGTTTTGGAAGTCATTCCGAAAGTTCGTTAACCATTGAACTTAATGGAAAAGCGACTGAATTCATTGCACAAGTAGGCATTGATGACGAGGTCGCAGGTCAGAAACCGGCTGCTGAGTTTGTAGTTTATGGCGATGGCGAAAAGTTATGGTCGAGCGGGGTAATGCGTTTGGGTGATGCAGCCAGACCCTGTAATGTTAAGCTTGGAGGCTTACGAAAACTTGAATTGATAGTAACCGACGGCGGAAACGGAAATTATTACGACCATGTTGACTGGGTAGATGCAAGATTTACAACCATAGGTGTGACCACATTCAAAACCTTCAATCCGGTTGCAAGCGTACCATATATCCTAACGCCTAAACCTTCAGCTGAACCCAGAATAACCGGAGCCAAAGTTTTTGGTGTGCGTCCGGGTTCGCCTTTTCAGTATCTTGTAACAGCTACAGGCGACAGACCGATGACTTTTTCTGCTTTGGGTTTGCCAAAAGGATTAAAGATCAACGCTAAAACCGGCATTATTACCGGTCAGCTTTCTAAAGTTAGAACGTATATTGTTACCCTAAAAGCTAAAAATGCAAAAGGTACGGCTGAAAGAAAGTTTCGCATAGAATGTGGTGACCGTATTGCGCTCACTCCACCAATGGGCTGGAACAGTTGGAATTGTTTTGCCAACGATGTTTCGGCTGATAAGGTAAAACGTGCTGTTAATGCAATGGTAAAAAGTGGGCTTATCAACCATGGATGGACATATATAAATATTGACGATTTCTGGGAAAATCATCGCGACTCAAAAGATCAGACATTGCGTGGTAAGTTGCGCGATGAGGCTGGCAATATAATCCCTAACTCCCGATTTAGTGATATGAAAGCCCTTGCCGATTATGTGCATGATCAGGGATTAAAAATAGGACTTTACTCAAGCCCGGGGCCTTGGACATGTGGAGGTAGTGCCGGTAGTTATGGTTACGAAAAAAAAGATGCCGAAAGTTATGCCAAATGGGGTTTCGACTATCTGAAATACGATTGGTGCAGTTATGGCAATGTAATTGATAGTCTGCCTGACAATGATCCATATAAGGTATCGTCTTTGTCGTATAATGGTGGTAGCGAATTGAATACAGCCATGAAACCATTTAAGGTTATGGGCAAATTTCTTCGTCAGCAACCCCGCGATATTGTATTTAGCGTATGTCAGTACGGGATGTCGGATGTGTGGAAATGGGGCGATTCAGTTAATGGCAATTGCTGGCGCACGACCAATGATATTACCGACACCTGGACAAGCGTGAAAAATATTGTTCTTGACCAGGATAAATCAGCCCCTTATGCCAAGCCCGGAAACTGGAATGATCCTGATATGCTCGTAATTGGTACTGTAGGTTGGGGCAATCCACACCCAAGCAAGCTTAAACCTGACGAGCAATATCTTCATGTTAGTCTCTGGAGTCTTTTCTCTGCACCGCTCCTTATTGGTTGTGACATGGAGAAACTAGATGATTTTACATTGAATTTGTTGACTAACGATGAAGTTATCGAAGTCAATCAAGACCCGCTTGGTAAGCAGGCAACTTGTGTACAGACGATTGGTGATTTGCACATTTACGTGAAAGAACTCGAAGATGGTAGCCGTGTTATTGGCTTCTGCAACTTTGGCCTCGAAACTGTTGATCTTGCATACAAAGACTTTGATAAACTCGGACTGAAAGGACAATTTGTAGTGCGCGATCTTTGGAGACAAAAAGACATCAGCAATGTAAATACACAAACAGGGCAGTTAGCACTCAAAGTTCCCGTTCACGGTGTTCTACTTTATAAATTCTCTATTAAGAAGTAA
- a CDS encoding glycoside hydrolase family 43 protein yields MKKYLALVLAAITFCGVSRADNPIVQTHFGPDPAPMVYNGTLYAYVGDDIPGFDFYYMTKWHVLSTTDMVNWTDHGSPISLESFKWARDRAWAAQCIERNGKFYWYTCAQSDKNDMAIGVAVSDSPTGPFKDALGKPLIINGSWSNIDPTVWIDDDGQAYLYWGNGSLFYVKLNKDMISYSGDIVTVPISVESFGGVRGNKSVENPNKDMYVEGPWFYKRNNLYYMMYAGMGKGGESLSYSTSNSSTGPWKYQGKIMENQKTNSFTNHGGIIDYKGNSYLFYHTGLLPNGGSYGRAACVEQFTYNPDGTIPSVSISSEGPRPIGEINPYKRVEAETMAWSEKCSISQNEKIGVYVSGTRSKGYIKVREVNFGNQSPKSFSVSLAAGVDGGILEVRLDSVSGSIISSIQLPRTGGWDKFKTFTSELKHKVIGKHDIYFYFNGQNITAGRELFNFDWWKFQ; encoded by the coding sequence ATGAAAAAATATTTAGCTTTAGTTTTAGCGGCAATAACTTTTTGTGGCGTTAGCCGGGCAGATAACCCTATTGTTCAGACGCATTTTGGTCCCGATCCTGCACCAATGGTTTATAACGGTACGCTTTACGCATATGTTGGTGATGATATTCCGGGCTTCGATTTTTACTACATGACCAAATGGCATGTATTATCCACTACCGACATGGTAAATTGGACAGACCATGGAAGTCCCATTTCGTTGGAATCCTTCAAATGGGCGCGCGACCGTGCATGGGCTGCTCAGTGTATTGAACGTAATGGTAAGTTTTATTGGTACACCTGTGCTCAAAGCGATAAAAACGATATGGCAATAGGTGTAGCTGTTTCCGATTCGCCAACAGGACCATTCAAAGATGCGCTTGGAAAACCGTTGATTATTAATGGAAGTTGGTCTAATATTGACCCGACCGTGTGGATTGACGATGACGGACAAGCCTACCTCTATTGGGGGAATGGAAGCTTGTTTTATGTTAAGTTGAATAAAGATATGATTTCTTATTCGGGTGATATTGTTACTGTTCCGATTTCTGTCGAATCTTTCGGAGGAGTAAGGGGAAATAAAAGTGTCGAAAATCCCAATAAAGATATGTATGTGGAAGGCCCCTGGTTTTACAAGCGCAACAATCTTTATTATATGATGTATGCCGGAATGGGAAAAGGAGGAGAAAGCCTTTCTTATTCGACAAGCAATAGTTCAACCGGACCATGGAAATATCAGGGCAAAATCATGGAAAATCAAAAAACCAATAGTTTTACCAATCATGGTGGAATTATTGATTATAAAGGAAACTCATATCTTTTCTACCATACGGGATTGTTGCCCAATGGAGGAAGTTACGGACGGGCTGCCTGCGTGGAGCAATTTACGTACAATCCTGATGGGACAATTCCTTCTGTATCCATTTCCAGCGAAGGCCCAAGACCAATTGGAGAAATTAATCCGTACAAGCGCGTTGAAGCGGAAACAATGGCATGGTCGGAAAAATGTTCCATATCTCAGAATGAAAAAATAGGGGTGTATGTTTCAGGCACTCGTTCGAAAGGTTATATAAAGGTTCGTGAGGTGAATTTTGGCAATCAATCTCCTAAATCATTTTCTGTCTCGTTAGCAGCAGGAGTTGATGGCGGAATTTTGGAAGTTCGTCTTGATAGTGTTTCGGGATCAATTATTTCGTCCATTCAACTACCTCGTACCGGAGGATGGGATAAATTTAAAACTTTCACTTCGGAATTAAAGCATAAAGTAATAGGTAAACATGATATTTATTTTTATTTTAACGGTCAAAATATCACTGCAGGACGTGAATTGTTTAACTTTGACTGGTGGAAATTTCAATAA
- a CDS encoding TIM-barrel domain-containing protein, translating to MKRLNLVFSLLMLFAIGSQAQSYTKSNLGIKTQINSTDVEIQFYGPSTVRVLKSPVGKTFEKKSLTVVKEPQAVKLAINQQGDVVSLKSNKLKVDVNMKSGKISYYTLFGEQLLSEKEGATFTDFNDAGSKTYTINQSFTLDKEEDIYGLGQQQRGKLSLRNTKLNMVQGNTDDYVPFLVSTKGYGLFWDNYSPTVFEDKPESTSFKSEVGDCIDYYLMFGGNIDGSIACMRDLTGQAPMFPLWTFGYWQSKERYKSQNELVGVVNKYRELGVPLDGIIQDWQYWGNNYLWNAMEFLNTEFPNPKKMVEDIHNQNAHLIISIWSSFGPQTKQFREMEPKGMLLNFGTWPQSGLESWPPNREYPSGVQPYDPYNPEARDIYWKHLQKGLFSLGIDGWWMDSSEPDHLDFKPSDFDLKTYLGSFRKVRNAFPLMTVGGVAEHQRSASSDKRIFILTRSAFAGQQRYGANTWSGDVNSSWQSLRNQIPAGLNFSMSAIPYWNTDIGGFFAGAYNRGWSEGTKNPSFQELYVRWLQFGAFTPMMRSHGTDIPREIYNFGKKGETIFNAIAKTINLRYSLLPYIYSTSWSVTNNQSTIMRALVMDFNDKKVKDMNNEYMFGKSILVAPVVNAQYTPETIVKSDAETGWDKKDASGENKGEAVNFAQAKSTKVYLPEGTAWYDFWTNEKVNGGQEIVKATTIDEIPLYIKSGSIIPFGPQVQYATEKKWDDLEIRVYEGANGEFTLYEDENDNYNYEKGAYSTITLTWNDAKKALTISNRRGSFPGMLAERKFKIRLVASGKNTSNEYDKVIVYKGKKIVTVLP from the coding sequence ATGAAAAGACTCAATTTAGTATTCTCGTTACTGATGCTTTTTGCCATCGGTAGTCAGGCACAATCGTACACAAAAAGCAATTTGGGTATCAAAACCCAAATTAACTCAACGGATGTTGAGATTCAATTTTATGGACCTTCAACTGTAAGGGTACTGAAATCTCCTGTGGGAAAAACTTTTGAAAAGAAAAGCTTAACGGTAGTAAAAGAGCCTCAGGCTGTAAAGCTTGCTATCAATCAGCAAGGGGATGTTGTTTCGTTGAAAAGCAATAAGCTGAAGGTAGATGTTAACATGAAGTCTGGAAAAATATCCTATTATACTCTTTTCGGAGAACAACTTTTAAGCGAAAAAGAGGGTGCAACCTTTACTGATTTTAATGATGCAGGGTCAAAAACCTATACCATTAATCAGTCGTTTACACTTGATAAAGAAGAGGATATTTATGGTCTAGGCCAGCAACAGCGCGGCAAATTATCTCTGCGTAATACAAAACTTAATATGGTGCAGGGAAACACTGACGATTATGTTCCTTTCCTGGTTTCTACAAAAGGGTATGGGTTATTCTGGGATAATTATTCCCCCACTGTTTTTGAAGATAAGCCCGAAAGTACATCATTTAAATCTGAAGTTGGCGATTGCATTGATTACTATCTTATGTTTGGTGGAAATATTGATGGATCAATTGCTTGTATGCGCGACCTTACCGGGCAAGCTCCTATGTTTCCTTTGTGGACTTTTGGTTATTGGCAAAGTAAAGAACGCTACAAAAGTCAGAACGAACTGGTGGGTGTAGTTAATAAATATCGTGAACTAGGTGTGCCTCTCGATGGTATTATTCAGGATTGGCAATACTGGGGCAACAATTACCTTTGGAATGCAATGGAGTTTCTTAACACTGAATTTCCTAATCCAAAGAAAATGGTGGAAGATATTCACAATCAAAATGCGCACTTAATTATTTCTATCTGGTCTTCTTTTGGACCGCAAACAAAACAATTCCGCGAAATGGAACCGAAGGGTATGCTTTTGAATTTCGGCACATGGCCACAATCGGGATTGGAAAGCTGGCCGCCAAACCGCGAATATCCATCAGGTGTACAACCTTATGACCCGTATAATCCTGAAGCTCGTGATATATACTGGAAACATCTGCAGAAAGGACTTTTCTCATTGGGAATTGATGGCTGGTGGATGGATTCATCAGAACCAGATCACCTGGATTTTAAACCTTCTGATTTCGATCTTAAAACCTACCTGGGCTCATTCCGTAAGGTACGCAACGCATTCCCACTGATGACGGTAGGAGGGGTTGCAGAACATCAGCGTTCGGCAAGTTCAGATAAACGTATATTTATCCTTACCCGCTCGGCATTTGCCGGACAACAACGTTACGGAGCAAATACATGGTCGGGCGATGTAAATTCTTCCTGGCAATCGTTACGCAACCAGATACCTGCAGGTCTTAACTTCTCAATGAGTGCTATACCTTACTGGAATACAGATATTGGCGGCTTTTTTGCAGGCGCTTATAATAGAGGCTGGAGTGAAGGAACTAAGAATCCGTCGTTTCAGGAATTGTATGTTCGCTGGCTTCAATTCGGAGCATTTACTCCTATGATGCGTTCGCATGGTACAGATATTCCCAGAGAAATATATAACTTTGGGAAAAAGGGTGAGACTATCTTTAATGCAATAGCTAAGACAATTAATTTGCGCTATTCTCTGTTGCCATACATTTACTCTACTTCTTGGTCGGTTACAAATAACCAATCAACTATTATGCGAGCTTTGGTGATGGATTTCAATGATAAGAAGGTTAAAGACATGAACAACGAGTATATGTTTGGTAAATCAATATTGGTTGCTCCGGTTGTTAATGCACAATATACTCCCGAAACTATTGTAAAATCAGATGCAGAAACCGGTTGGGATAAAAAAGATGCTTCCGGCGAAAATAAAGGTGAAGCTGTGAATTTCGCTCAGGCTAAATCAACGAAAGTTTATTTGCCCGAAGGAACTGCCTGGTATGACTTCTGGACTAATGAGAAAGTCAATGGCGGTCAGGAAATAGTAAAAGCAACAACGATCGATGAGATTCCTTTATACATTAAATCGGGAAGTATAATTCCTTTCGGACCGCAAGTGCAGTATGCAACCGAGAAGAAATGGGATGACCTCGAAATTCGCGTTTATGAAGGTGCTAATGGAGAATTCACCCTTTACGAGGACGAAAACGATAATTACAACTACGAAAAGGGAGCATATTCAACCATTACCCTTACTTGGAATGATGCAAAGAAGGCATTGACTATTAGTAATCGTAGAGGTTCTTTTCCAGGGATGCTTGCTGAACGTAAATTCAAGATCAGACTAGTTGCTTCTGGTAAGAATACCTCCAATGAATATGATAAAGTAATAGTTTATAAAGGGAAGAAAATTGTTACTGTTTTACCTTAG
- a CDS encoding glycoside hydrolase family 43 protein: MKFKALTKTSAFAVFVLIEVSTFGLKAQNPIIQTNYTADPAPMVHNGTVYLYTSHDEDNTVKNFFTMNDWRCYSSTDMVNWTDHGAILSYKDFSWSRGDAWAGQCIHRNGKFYYYLPVNQKNGGNAIGVAVSDSPTGPFKDAIGAPLLVGYGYIDPTVYIDDDGQAYLYWGNPNLWHVKLNADMVSYNKEYGIVKEDLKDKNFGFRAKKNDNRTAAYEEGPWLFKRNSLYYLLYPAGGVPEHLAYSTAPNITGPWTYGDTIMHVIKEGGAFTNHPGYIEFKGKSYLFYHSGALPGGGGFKRSVCIEPFKFNADGSIPLIAPTKEGVTESASNLNPYKRVEAETIGWEEGIETVKDENAGVYVTNISNGDYIKVRSVDFGKGAKTFLAGVASASTGGKIEIHVDRKGGSLLGVLDVKNTGGDKNWKMLSCKVNVVKGVHDLYFVFKGADGNLFNFDWWKFSNK, from the coding sequence ATGAAGTTTAAAGCATTGACTAAAACATCTGCATTTGCAGTGTTTGTCTTGATCGAGGTCTCGACATTTGGATTAAAAGCTCAAAATCCCATTATTCAAACTAATTATACTGCCGACCCTGCACCAATGGTGCATAACGGTACTGTTTATCTTTATACTTCGCATGATGAAGATAATACTGTAAAGAACTTTTTTACGATGAATGATTGGAGATGTTATTCTTCTACAGACATGGTAAACTGGACCGATCACGGGGCAATTTTATCGTATAAAGATTTTAGTTGGTCAAGAGGAGATGCTTGGGCAGGACAGTGTATACACCGAAACGGTAAGTTTTATTATTATTTGCCGGTAAATCAAAAAAACGGAGGAAATGCCATAGGAGTTGCAGTATCCGACAGTCCCACAGGACCTTTTAAAGATGCCATTGGTGCTCCTTTACTTGTTGGGTACGGTTATATCGACCCAACGGTTTACATCGATGATGATGGTCAGGCTTACCTATATTGGGGAAATCCAAACCTTTGGCATGTAAAGTTGAACGCAGATATGGTTTCATACAATAAGGAATATGGCATTGTGAAGGAAGATTTGAAAGACAAAAACTTTGGTTTTCGTGCCAAAAAAAATGATAATCGGACAGCAGCTTATGAAGAAGGCCCTTGGCTTTTTAAACGTAACAGTTTGTATTACCTGCTTTACCCCGCTGGTGGTGTTCCCGAGCATTTGGCATACTCAACCGCTCCAAACATTACCGGGCCGTGGACTTATGGCGACACCATTATGCACGTAATCAAAGAAGGAGGGGCATTTACTAACCATCCGGGTTACATCGAATTTAAAGGAAAATCTTATTTGTTTTATCATAGCGGAGCGCTACCCGGTGGTGGTGGCTTTAAACGATCAGTTTGCATTGAACCTTTTAAATTTAATGCTGATGGTTCAATCCCATTAATTGCACCAACAAAAGAAGGCGTTACTGAAAGTGCATCCAATTTAAATCCATATAAAAGAGTTGAAGCCGAAACCATCGGTTGGGAAGAAGGTATTGAAACTGTGAAAGATGAAAATGCAGGCGTGTACGTTACCAACATCAGCAACGGAGATTACATTAAAGTGCGAAGTGTTGATTTTGGAAAAGGTGCAAAAACTTTCCTTGCAGGTGTTGCTTCAGCTTCGACGGGTGGAAAGATTGAAATCCATGTTGATAGGAAAGGCGGCAGTTTGTTAGGTGTTTTAGACGTAAAAAATACTGGTGGAGATAAAAACTGGAAAATGCTGTCATGTAAAGTAAATGTAGTCAAAGGTGTACATGACCTGTACTTTGTGTTCAAAGGTGCAGATGGAAACTTATTTAATTTTGACTGGTGGAAGTTTAGTAACAAATAA
- a CDS encoding glycoside hydrolase family 43 protein, which yields MRNKVFIIASIFMVAINLPFAGKAQNPIIQTKYTADPAPLVFNDTVFLYTSHDEDDGLGFKMQNWLLYTSTDMVNWTDHGVVASLKDFKWVPYDNGAWAPQCIRRNNKFYMYCPMPNGVGIGVLVSDTPYGPFKDPIGKPLIKNSAHDIDPTVLIDDDGQAYLYWGNPNLYYVRLNEDMVSYSGEIVNEPTKPANYQEGPWVWKRNGHYYLAYASTCCPEGIGYAMSKSPTGPWEYKGMIMEGDERSSGNHPGIIDYKGNSYVFGFNYAILKQTMSKHYERRSICLENITYNADGTIIASLKGGKIEIHTDKIDGPVLGTIDVTTSAEGDLWKTITTPVKNIKDVHDLFFVFRGRNELFNFDWWKFNFK from the coding sequence ATGAGAAATAAAGTATTTATCATAGCTTCAATTTTTATGGTTGCAATTAATCTACCTTTTGCTGGAAAGGCACAAAATCCAATTATCCAAACCAAATATACTGCTGATCCGGCTCCTTTAGTGTTCAATGATACGGTGTTTCTTTATACAAGTCATGACGAAGATGATGGATTGGGTTTTAAAATGCAGAATTGGTTGCTCTACACATCTACTGATATGGTGAATTGGACTGACCACGGGGTTGTGGCCTCGCTGAAAGATTTTAAATGGGTGCCCTATGATAATGGGGCGTGGGCTCCGCAATGTATCAGACGCAATAATAAGTTTTACATGTATTGCCCCATGCCAAACGGTGTTGGAATTGGTGTCTTGGTTTCAGATACTCCTTATGGACCGTTCAAAGATCCAATTGGAAAACCTCTGATTAAGAATAGTGCACACGACATAGACCCGACAGTGTTGATTGACGACGATGGTCAGGCTTATCTTTACTGGGGAAATCCCAATCTTTATTATGTCAGGCTGAATGAGGATATGGTTTCTTATTCAGGCGAAATAGTAAATGAACCTACCAAGCCGGCTAATTACCAGGAAGGCCCCTGGGTATGGAAACGCAACGGACATTATTATCTGGCGTATGCTTCTACCTGTTGTCCCGAAGGTATTGGTTATGCAATGAGTAAATCTCCAACCGGCCCATGGGAATATAAAGGTATGATTATGGAAGGAGACGAGCGCTCAAGCGGAAACCATCCCGGAATCATAGACTACAAAGGAAATTCGTATGTGTTCGGCTTCAATTATGCCATCCTGAAACAAACCATGTCGAAGCATTACGAAAGACGCTCAATATGCCTTGAAAACATAACATACAATGCCGATGGTACCATTATTGCTTCGTTAAAAGGTGGTAAAATTGAAATCCATACTGACAAAATTGATGGGCCGGTATTGGGGACAATCGACGTAACTACCTCGGCTGAAGGAGATTTATGGAAAACGATTACTACTCCTGTGAAAAACATTAAAGATGTTCACGATTTGTTCTTCGTTTTCAGAGGTAGAAATGAACTGTTCAACTTTGATTGGTGGAAATTTAATTTTAAATAA